The Fundulus heteroclitus isolate FHET01 chromosome 13, MU-UCD_Fhet_4.1, whole genome shotgun sequence genome contains a region encoding:
- the si:dkey-154b15.1 gene encoding uncharacterized protein si:dkey-154b15.1, whose amino-acid sequence MDCAVEATVDLNCFQDKNGVRKLLQSHGFKLTDLDRGQVRVEGSFQKLKDVKTRLEQLVETTPSSSSGPPAASSGAISKHYGRNDTDEGKPRRPDSSRRTFSGRKPDGGTPGEVLMVDSDVYRYASRFRGPELNPLLAGPDVYADVKVGEESTIITLQGGSSATVYKKLQRLLDDLRRSLRTQEVLLRDLSSRGKELLLKIQKNNNTLGSVLVCEMNDRLHLVGPSGESYDLKQSLQGALVDQSGARGRTGGPTSRGRSSSMNQRRREGEAADGASAGLPSSRRDGQEAAAGRSGPRGRSLSESRGKQLEEKMKGKENKDLVSENPQKKSTFSHLARKRWQKLTEKRK is encoded by the coding sequence ATGGACTGCGCCGTTGAAGCCACTGTGGATCTGAACTGCTTCCAGGATAAGAACGGGGTTCGGAAACTCCTCCAGTCACACGGTTTTAAGTTGACGGATCTGGACCGAGGTCAGGTTAGAGTTGAAGGTTCTTTTCAGAAGCTCAAAGACGTAAAAACCCGTCTGGAGCAGCTCGTGGAGACGACACCGAGCTCTTCCTCGGGTCCTCCGGCAGCTTCTTCTGGAGCCATCTCCAAGCACTACGGCAGAAACGACACCGATGAAGGCAAACCGAGACGTCCGGATTCATCACGCAGAACCTTCTCTGGTCGTAAACCGGATGGTGGGACTCCAGGCGAGGTGCTGATGGTGGATTCTGATGTGTACAGATACGCCAGCCGCTTCAGGGGACCGGAGCTCAACCCCCTCCTGGCCGGGCCAGACGTCTACGCTGATGTGAAGGTTGGCGAAGAAAGCACCATCATCACTTTGCAGGGCGGAAGCTCTGCGACGGTGTACAAGAAGCTGCAGAGACTCCTAGACGATCTGCGCAGATCCCTGCGGACCCAGGAAGTCCTTCTGAGGGACCTCAGCTccagaggaaaggagcttttgTTGAAAATCCAGAAAAATAATAACACTCTGGGTTCAGTTCTGGTGTGCGAGATGAACGACAGGCTGCATCTCGTTGGCCCGTCTGGAGAGAGCTACGATCTGAAGCAGAGCCTCCAGGGGGCGCTGGTCGACCAATCCGGCGCCAGAGGAAGGACCGGCGGTCCAACCAGCAGAGGGCGGAGCAGCTCGATGAaccagaggaggagagaaggggaAGCAGCTGATGGTGCGTCTGCAGGTCTTCCCTCATCCAGGCGTGATGGACAGGAGGCAGCTGCTGGTCGGAGCGGACCAAGAGGACGGAGCCTCTCAGAGTCCCGCGGAAAGCAACtagaagaaaagatgaaaggGAAAGAGAACAAAGATCTCGTGTCTGAAAACCCCCAAAAGAAAAGCACGTTTTCTCATTTAGCTAGAAAACGGTGGCAGAAATTAACcgagaagagaaaataa